The Candidatus Zixiibacteriota bacterium genome includes a window with the following:
- a CDS encoding tetratricopeptide repeat protein gives MLDTTTTYRTGSQPCAGISDGRALLDLARGWLKQGNPIVALDLLKSAIVSNEAEQDQVLRAGVLKETGRARMMQSDWEGANGSYLEAQRLFLAAGEYRGATECARNRANAEFQQGNYNRCEDLCEEALEWATQTSDYELRATVLNTLGAVRSARGEHAEAIKVLKLCLSDFESAGNVIRQGYVLLNIGLTHTEIGEFDQAVENLNGALAVALDEKDLNLVEICYQNIARCHLERGETIIAKSVIDTARKILPGLNSKALEAELNLIDGRILRVMGNIDAAADMLTVTHNMAVTNKMPAMEAETVFEQGLLEKDRGNYDIACAKLDAAAVMFKQIGMDRRFQDSVQVLSNLKRKLNAR, from the coding sequence ATGTTAGACACCACGACGACATATCGCACCGGCTCCCAACCCTGCGCCGGTATCTCCGACGGCCGGGCGCTGCTTGACCTGGCCCGGGGATGGCTGAAACAGGGTAACCCGATCGTCGCTCTGGACTTGCTCAAGTCGGCTATCGTCTCCAACGAGGCGGAACAAGACCAGGTGCTGCGAGCGGGAGTGCTCAAGGAAACCGGCCGGGCTCGTATGATGCAGTCGGATTGGGAGGGGGCCAACGGCAGCTATCTCGAAGCCCAGCGTCTTTTCCTCGCGGCCGGTGAATATCGCGGCGCTACCGAATGCGCTCGTAACCGCGCCAACGCCGAGTTCCAGCAGGGTAATTATAATCGTTGTGAAGACCTCTGCGAGGAAGCTCTCGAATGGGCCACCCAGACCTCCGACTATGAACTCCGCGCAACCGTCCTGAACACGCTCGGGGCGGTTCGCTCCGCCAGAGGAGAACATGCCGAGGCGATTAAGGTCTTGAAACTTTGTCTGTCCGATTTCGAATCGGCAGGAAACGTTATACGTCAGGGATACGTCTTATTGAATATAGGTTTGACTCACACCGAGATCGGTGAATTCGATCAGGCTGTGGAAAACCTTAACGGAGCCCTGGCGGTAGCCCTGGACGAAAAGGACCTTAATCTGGTGGAGATTTGTTACCAGAACATTGCTCGATGTCATTTGGAGCGGGGCGAGACCATTATCGCCAAGTCGGTAATCGACACCGCTCGCAAGATTCTACCGGGGTTGAATTCAAAAGCCCTCGAAGCGGAACTGAACCTTATCGACGGTCGCATCCTGCGGGTCATGGGCAATATCGACGCCGCGGCGGACATGCTGACCGTCACGCACAACATGGCCGTTACCAACAAAATGCCGGCTATGGAAGCGGAGACCGTTTTTGAGCAGGGATTGCTTGAGAAAGATCGAGGAAATTACGATATTGCCTGTGCCAAGCTCGACGCGGCCGCGGTCATGTTCAAGCAAATTGGCATGGACAGACGTTTTCAGGATTCGGTTCAGGTGCTCAGCAACCTTAAGAGGAAACTGAATGCCCGGTAG
- a CDS encoding methyl-accepting chemotaxis protein translates to MKLSIKWNIRNQILGTGLISLLVIVAVITYFYNFSKSAFQQNSQNLIQVSNGQFADELDRILTNRSEVFTFWTRDDMFGIALEFNSTTEVAAQFERWMAGTSGFSLVALIDKSARVVEIAGSPLIKVDASALKGKILTDFKDIANVENPAVNLIRSQTMEQLGLSNSYTYAYCYPSHSSSGEVNGGFVAFLDFDEIDQAVAKCSSVLAGFGYDDSHSILICPSRDLVLSGKANPNWNLAAEDKSTWTQLKQAIRSASDDQVIIRPVNGENTYLGVSFVHSPKAEGLLGNTQETPILLTIVPEKQVLAHLNSQLIAVLLVGLFGTLVVMALSYFVSQRISRRVSRVAEIATKMAEGDVEQHLEVRGNDEITTLAIAFSKLSDYMKNLSFVAKSIAEGDLTARLQPRSSKDTLGQSVKTMLDNLTHIIRQLSDSSRELTSAASTISATSGRIAEGVQDQAQRVQEVSTAIEEMTATIFESSKNASVATDASRNAANTATDGGRVVHSAIAGMQTISDVVRMSAQSITDLARSADQIGEITRVIDDIADQTNLLALNAAIEAARAGEQGRGFAVVADEVRKLAERTGKATAEISQMIKGIQRQTEEAVESMESGVQEVDKGRELVDRAGNSLNDIVTMSQQVMDMIQQIATAAEQQSSAAEEVTRSVEQISTVTTDTARGSEQSAQAAEELNRQANGLQRIVDQFRFDTDQITMFQAAQRDHVLYMDRLQHIIERTIDPQAWTPCDHTQCRFGKWYYGSGQTKCRHLEEFRKIETPHAQVHHHADKAVEYMKSGQQDRAHEEFRKAFEASQTLSSLLEQANRVAQEDLV, encoded by the coding sequence GTGAAACTGTCAATTAAGTGGAATATCCGGAATCAGATTCTTGGAACCGGTCTCATAAGTCTGCTGGTAATCGTTGCTGTAATCACCTATTTCTATAACTTTTCAAAATCAGCGTTTCAGCAGAACAGCCAGAATTTGATCCAGGTTTCAAACGGCCAATTCGCCGATGAACTTGATCGCATCCTGACTAACCGGTCCGAAGTATTTACCTTCTGGACACGCGATGACATGTTCGGCATCGCCCTGGAGTTCAATTCTACCACCGAAGTCGCTGCGCAGTTCGAGCGCTGGATGGCCGGCACTTCCGGATTCAGTCTGGTAGCTCTGATCGATAAATCCGCCCGAGTGGTTGAAATCGCAGGATCCCCTTTAATCAAAGTCGATGCATCGGCTCTCAAGGGGAAAATACTTACCGATTTCAAGGACATCGCCAACGTTGAAAACCCGGCCGTGAATCTTATTCGTTCTCAAACAATGGAACAACTCGGGTTGAGCAACAGCTACACCTATGCTTACTGCTATCCATCGCACAGCTCCTCGGGAGAAGTCAACGGCGGCTTCGTAGCCTTTTTGGATTTTGACGAAATCGACCAGGCGGTCGCCAAATGCAGCAGTGTCCTTGCCGGTTTCGGTTATGACGACTCCCACAGTATCCTGATCTGTCCCTCCCGTGATTTGGTCTTGTCGGGAAAAGCAAACCCGAATTGGAATCTCGCGGCTGAAGACAAATCCACCTGGACACAACTCAAACAGGCAATCCGTTCAGCCTCTGACGATCAGGTTATAATAAGACCTGTCAACGGAGAAAATACGTATCTCGGGGTCTCGTTTGTACATTCACCGAAAGCTGAGGGGCTTCTCGGCAACACTCAAGAGACACCTATTTTACTTACAATCGTTCCCGAGAAACAGGTGTTGGCGCACCTTAATAGCCAACTGATCGCCGTACTTCTGGTAGGGTTGTTCGGCACGCTGGTCGTAATGGCGTTGTCGTATTTCGTTTCACAGAGAATCTCACGGCGCGTCTCACGAGTAGCTGAAATCGCCACCAAGATGGCCGAAGGAGACGTTGAGCAACACCTCGAAGTTCGAGGAAACGACGAAATAACTACTCTTGCGATCGCTTTCTCCAAACTTTCCGACTATATGAAAAATCTCTCTTTCGTGGCCAAGAGTATCGCTGAAGGTGACCTGACCGCTCGGTTACAACCTCGTTCTTCCAAGGACACCCTGGGCCAGTCGGTCAAGACCATGCTTGACAACCTCACGCACATTATCCGGCAACTGTCCGACTCGTCCCGTGAGTTAACCAGCGCCGCCTCGACTATCTCGGCCACATCGGGTCGTATCGCCGAGGGGGTACAGGATCAGGCCCAGCGCGTGCAGGAAGTCTCCACGGCTATCGAAGAAATGACTGCGACTATTTTCGAGTCTTCTAAAAACGCATCGGTCGCAACCGATGCCTCGCGCAACGCCGCCAACACCGCCACCGACGGCGGTCGAGTGGTTCACAGCGCTATTGCGGGAATGCAAACTATTTCAGACGTAGTGCGAATGTCGGCTCAGTCAATAACGGACCTGGCGCGCTCAGCCGATCAGATCGGAGAAATCACCCGCGTGATCGATGATATTGCCGACCAGACCAACCTGCTGGCTCTTAACGCCGCCATTGAAGCCGCTCGCGCCGGTGAACAGGGCCGTGGTTTTGCCGTTGTCGCCGATGAGGTTCGCAAACTGGCCGAACGAACCGGCAAAGCTACCGCTGAGATAAGCCAGATGATCAAGGGTATACAGCGCCAGACAGAGGAAGCGGTAGAGTCGATGGAATCCGGAGTGCAGGAGGTCGACAAAGGGCGCGAACTGGTTGATCGGGCCGGCAACAGTCTGAACGATATCGTGACCATGTCCCAGCAGGTGATGGACATGATCCAGCAAATTGCCACGGCTGCTGAACAACAATCCTCGGCAGCCGAAGAAGTTACCCGCAGTGTCGAACAGATCTCAACCGTTACGACCGATACCGCCCGCGGATCGGAACAATCGGCGCAGGCGGCCGAGGAACTCAACCGCCAGGCCAACGGCCTCCAGCGGATTGTCGATCAATTCCGCTTTGACACCGACCAGATCACCATGTTCCAGGCGGCTCAGCGCGATCATGTTTTATATATGGACCGTCTGCAACACATTATCGAGCGAACTATCGATCCGCAAGCCTGGACTCCCTGTGATCATACCCAATGCCGTTTCGGCAAATGGTATTACGGATCGGGACAGACCAAATGCCGCCACCTGGAGGAGTTCCGCAAAATCGAAACGCCGCATGCTCAGGTCCACCACCATGCAGACAAAGCCGTGGAATACATGAAAAGCGGACAACAAGACAGAGCCCACGAGGAATTCAGGAAAGCTTTTGAGGCCTCACAGACCTTATCATCTTTGCTGGAACAAGCCAACCGCGTCGCTCAGGAGGATCTGGTCTGA
- a CDS encoding CHAT domain-containing protein, translating to MIYLEDLAGLDQEPALSRLIELKYGGDPEAFLSDLDSGLNRLIRTDLGQAAKYVEQARKLSNSIHRKYEGRLVSLSARLALWSGDYTAALRLYQQALKLFEKYRQYEAAARLHKGTIEVLMYLGRYDEALDSGRKALRFFRRKEMLTDEAQTLTNIGNVYHRMDMNHEALRYYDKARKIFEPTGGVPLAVVDYNRANIHANLNHLQQARKLYAEAANVYREQGLLIAESQANYSVAYLLFLEDRYTEAMTLFEHVYEKFQELGDRKSAAVTQLDLVELNVQVNQFGMAMMLGEACLPELLKLKMNYEAAKAHYFVALARLAMEDYRSAGNRLKQAERMFEAEKNDLWLGLVGVARARLAQKQGEPAEAAEAAEAAIAKFSASHDRRREIDARLVLLQTLYESNQLDKADSQLRRLRRAKLAGYQKYQLNAIIADFYFRRGLFEQASRYYREAVMVVEQMLTGLHRDDLRYFFAVDKYHSYRRLVESLLKLGKTQESFIQSLNALNMLNHPTVSIERLQGEVPAALIEKMDQLRTTLTRLYKFPRSGERSTVDQADYREVEQQLFYYHRRAVSHSSAKAVSGQNGVTPETLLRRLRKQKRSLVVYHGDDDSLGAFVANGDGVVYVSLDCCTNEVEGLVRKLHFLAERTVSHRHEAVSTTEACEYYLGRIYALLVAPLLSHCRRDEIVFVPSGVLMQVPFMALCDESGRYLKDDRGIQIAVDPLQPPVSSKGAYNRLKSAVFAVDSEELPLVRKEGKQISRIFDNAKFYSAKRASSVHLMRELVESKGFVHVAAHASRSSENPLFSRILLADGPYFPFDLFDSGVSARLVTLSGCQTAAPGLYYGNSFSLARAFHQAGSRQVLASLWPVADEVTERFMTDFYRRLKKSGSVVASYRETINDMHRWCCNPALWGAYILIGEE from the coding sequence ATGATCTACCTTGAAGATCTGGCGGGACTCGATCAAGAACCCGCCCTGAGCAGATTAATCGAGCTCAAGTACGGTGGTGATCCGGAAGCGTTTCTGTCCGATCTGGACAGCGGCCTCAACCGGCTGATCAGGACCGATCTCGGCCAGGCCGCGAAGTACGTCGAACAAGCTCGCAAGCTCAGCAATTCGATTCATCGCAAGTACGAAGGGCGACTGGTGTCGTTGTCGGCCCGACTGGCGTTATGGTCGGGGGACTACACGGCGGCGTTGCGGTTATATCAGCAGGCATTGAAGCTGTTCGAGAAGTATCGTCAGTACGAAGCCGCCGCTCGTCTGCATAAAGGTACGATCGAAGTGTTGATGTACCTGGGACGTTATGATGAAGCGCTTGACTCCGGCCGGAAAGCGTTGCGTTTTTTCCGCCGCAAAGAGATGCTCACCGATGAAGCGCAAACTCTGACCAACATAGGTAACGTTTATCATCGCATGGACATGAACCATGAGGCGTTGCGTTACTATGATAAAGCCCGCAAGATATTCGAACCGACGGGTGGGGTGCCGCTGGCCGTAGTCGATTACAACCGCGCCAACATTCATGCCAATCTTAATCATTTGCAGCAGGCTCGTAAGCTCTACGCTGAAGCAGCTAATGTCTATCGCGAGCAGGGATTGTTGATTGCCGAATCCCAGGCCAATTATTCGGTTGCCTATTTATTATTCCTGGAGGACCGCTACACTGAGGCGATGACCCTGTTCGAGCATGTCTATGAGAAGTTCCAGGAGTTAGGAGATCGCAAGTCAGCCGCGGTAACGCAACTGGACCTGGTTGAGTTGAATGTTCAGGTGAACCAGTTCGGCATGGCAATGATGTTGGGAGAGGCTTGCCTGCCGGAACTGCTCAAACTCAAGATGAATTACGAGGCAGCCAAGGCACATTACTTCGTTGCTCTGGCACGACTGGCCATGGAGGATTACCGTTCTGCGGGCAACCGTTTGAAGCAGGCGGAACGGATGTTCGAAGCGGAAAAAAATGACCTTTGGCTTGGTCTGGTGGGAGTCGCTCGGGCTCGTCTGGCTCAGAAGCAGGGGGAACCGGCTGAAGCGGCTGAGGCTGCCGAAGCGGCAATTGCGAAATTTTCGGCAAGCCATGACCGTCGCCGTGAGATCGATGCCCGTCTGGTATTACTGCAGACTTTATACGAGTCGAATCAATTGGACAAGGCCGACAGCCAGTTACGGCGGCTGCGACGAGCGAAACTGGCCGGATACCAGAAATACCAATTGAACGCGATCATTGCTGATTTCTACTTCCGGCGTGGTTTGTTTGAACAAGCCTCACGTTACTATCGTGAAGCGGTAATGGTCGTTGAGCAGATGCTGACGGGACTGCATCGCGACGATCTTCGCTATTTCTTCGCTGTCGACAAATACCACAGCTATCGCCGTCTGGTAGAGAGTCTTCTCAAACTGGGGAAAACCCAGGAATCGTTCATTCAGAGCCTCAATGCGCTCAACATGCTTAACCATCCAACGGTTTCGATTGAGCGTCTTCAGGGTGAGGTGCCGGCGGCGTTGATCGAGAAGATGGATCAACTGCGAACGACCCTGACCCGGCTGTATAAATTCCCCCGTTCGGGAGAACGTTCCACGGTTGATCAGGCGGATTATCGAGAAGTTGAACAGCAGTTATTTTACTATCATCGCCGGGCGGTATCACATAGCTCGGCCAAGGCGGTTTCAGGACAGAACGGTGTCACTCCCGAGACTTTGCTTCGAAGACTCCGAAAGCAGAAACGCAGTCTGGTTGTTTATCATGGAGACGATGACTCCCTGGGTGCATTTGTCGCAAACGGTGACGGTGTTGTCTACGTGTCGCTGGACTGCTGCACGAACGAAGTCGAAGGCCTTGTTCGCAAATTACATTTTTTGGCCGAGAGGACCGTATCGCACCGACATGAAGCAGTGAGTACGACCGAGGCGTGTGAGTATTATCTCGGTCGTATCTATGCGTTGCTGGTCGCACCGCTGTTATCGCATTGTCGTCGGGATGAGATTGTATTCGTGCCGTCGGGAGTGTTGATGCAGGTTCCATTCATGGCACTCTGTGATGAATCCGGTCGATACCTCAAAGACGATCGTGGAATTCAAATCGCAGTAGATCCGTTGCAACCGCCGGTGTCGTCAAAAGGGGCTTACAATCGGCTAAAATCGGCGGTTTTTGCGGTTGATTCGGAAGAACTTCCGTTGGTCCGCAAAGAAGGGAAACAAATCAGCCGGATATTCGACAACGCGAAATTTTACTCGGCTAAACGGGCCAGTTCTGTCCACCTGATGCGAGAACTTGTTGAATCAAAGGGATTTGTTCATGTGGCCGCACACGCTTCGCGGTCATCGGAGAACCCTCTTTTCTCGCGGATACTACTGGCGGACGGACCTTACTTCCCCTTTGATTTGTTTGATTCAGGCGTAAGTGCGCGGCTGGTAACACTTTCCGGTTGCCAGACGGCGGCTCCCGGGTTATATTATGGAAACTCTTTCAGTCTGGCGCGAGCATTTCACCAGGCTGGTAGCCGCCAAGTACTCGCCTCGCTCTGGCCTGTTGCCGATGAAGTAACTGAAAGGTTTATGACCGATTTTTACAGACGTTTGAAAAAGTCTGGGTCGGTGGTGGCTTCTTATCGGGAGACGATTAACGACATGCACCGCTGGTGTTGTAATCCGGCTCTCTGGGGAGCCTATATATTGATCGGAGAGGAATAA
- a CDS encoding sigma-54 dependent transcriptional regulator gives MPNQTAVYGDVLNRKQQRLIRSKVGSNGRLVWYDRPELYSAEDRIKTIFVDLDSPNFARDDFLVSLATGGKEVKLIGKSDQPTQEKARRVAKLGVSEVLTSDQCLRRLDWLLNELEEEGAGSGEKPSRYGLDAIIGESPAISEIRSAISTLSDVDFPSALILGPTGSGKGLVAKVLHHTGMRRKHNLVEVNCSAIPDDLFESELFGHVKGAFTDAKHDKMGLFEYAAGGTIFLDEVGNLTASAQAKLLKVLEDKKLRRVGDVNHIDIDVRVLAATNIDLEEAMHEGRFREDLYFRLSLLTLQLPPLADRPEDIRRTALHYLDFYSTIYRKNDLQLSDKAISEMMAYSWPGNVRELCNVIERAVLLTQTRTISLKDIKGSLKKGRVSLAERQQIVIDVPPQGFSLEEAEQSIVLQVLDMFKWNKTLTAKFLGISRPRLRRIIEAGGFEQDRRKT, from the coding sequence ATGCCGAATCAAACCGCCGTCTACGGCGATGTGCTGAACCGAAAACAACAACGATTGATTCGCTCCAAGGTTGGTTCAAACGGACGACTGGTCTGGTACGACCGCCCCGAATTGTATTCGGCCGAAGATCGGATCAAAACCATATTCGTCGACCTGGACAGCCCCAATTTTGCCCGTGACGATTTCCTCGTTTCTCTCGCCACCGGCGGTAAAGAAGTCAAGCTGATCGGAAAATCGGACCAACCGACCCAGGAAAAGGCACGACGGGTGGCCAAACTGGGAGTGTCGGAAGTATTGACCTCGGACCAATGCCTGCGACGCCTCGATTGGTTACTCAACGAGCTCGAAGAGGAGGGAGCCGGTTCCGGCGAAAAACCCAGCCGCTACGGCCTGGACGCCATCATCGGCGAATCCCCGGCTATCAGTGAAATTCGATCCGCTATTTCAACTCTTTCCGATGTCGATTTTCCCAGCGCTTTGATACTGGGACCGACCGGCTCGGGTAAGGGTCTGGTTGCCAAGGTCCTCCATCATACCGGCATGCGCCGCAAGCATAACCTGGTTGAGGTAAACTGCTCAGCGATACCGGATGACCTGTTCGAGTCGGAACTGTTTGGACATGTCAAGGGAGCTTTCACCGACGCCAAACACGACAAAATGGGTTTGTTCGAATACGCTGCGGGCGGGACTATTTTCCTCGATGAAGTCGGCAACCTTACCGCCTCGGCTCAGGCTAAGCTGTTGAAAGTGCTCGAAGATAAAAAACTCCGTCGAGTCGGTGATGTTAACCATATCGATATCGATGTCCGCGTTCTTGCCGCCACCAATATCGACCTCGAAGAAGCCATGCACGAGGGCCGTTTCCGTGAAGACCTCTACTTCCGGCTCAGCCTGCTGACTCTTCAACTGCCCCCTCTGGCCGACCGACCTGAGGATATCCGTCGGACAGCGCTCCATTACCTCGATTTCTACTCCACCATATATCGTAAAAACGATCTGCAGCTATCCGACAAGGCAATTTCGGAGATGATGGCCTACTCCTGGCCGGGAAATGTTCGTGAGCTTTGCAACGTAATCGAGCGGGCGGTGCTCCTGACCCAGACCAGAACCATTAGCCTCAAAGACATCAAGGGAAGTCTCAAAAAGGGGCGAGTCAGCCTGGCCGAACGGCAACAGATAGTGATCGATGTTCCCCCACAAGGTTTTAGCCTGGAAGAAGCGGAACAGTCCATAGTGCTGCAGGTTCTGGATATGTTCAAGTGGAACAAGACCTTAACTGCCAAATTCCTCGGTATATCGAGACCTCGTTTGCGTCGTATTATTGAGGCCGGGGGATTCGAACAGGATCGCCGCAAGACCTGA
- a CDS encoding S8 family serine peptidase, producing the protein MSQKVYPGLGVLLLLLLLAATIFPQETDVGLIGIPGQMVVRVKSEGQISSLVRRYDVTLIDSVEDGRTFLVQIPPGKDFDSAADGITRSPLVESAHGNFLVSFPETFQISQGFPDQRAPIYAFAESPVDYFTQPGTYSTGIDSAHQIATGSGVVVAVIDNGLVFDHPILQDMQTVEGRDLLDDDNDPSETMEGLYVGHGTFVTSLVWLTAPDCQIMPIKAFDGNGVGDVFSLIQAIHWAKSHGANVINLSCGVDVNSPILRSAIQAALSSGVVMVSAAGNSGDSTYYYPAAYDGVIGVTAIDENEMRADFACYGSFVDLVAPGVDVYGALPGETDWGTWSGTSFSSPLVAGTAALVLQLNPEMLPGQVQNHLRASARIDLLWGTVNAPDSEYGYGALNALNAVVGLAVGDMDLSGQRNVVDLELLADYVNNRLPGACESVIDMIADVNCDGVVDAQDTEAMAQFFNGNRRKWQPCYH; encoded by the coding sequence ATGTCTCAAAAAGTGTATCCCGGTCTCGGGGTGTTGTTATTACTGCTACTGCTTGCGGCAACGATCTTCCCGCAGGAAACTGACGTTGGGTTGATCGGCATTCCGGGGCAAATGGTGGTCAGGGTTAAATCAGAGGGACAGATCAGCAGTCTTGTCCGCCGGTATGATGTAACACTGATAGACAGTGTCGAGGACGGCCGCACTTTTCTGGTGCAAATTCCTCCGGGCAAGGATTTTGATTCTGCCGCCGACGGCATTACGCGCAGTCCTCTGGTAGAGAGCGCCCACGGCAATTTCCTTGTCAGTTTTCCTGAGACATTCCAGATCAGTCAGGGGTTCCCGGATCAGCGCGCCCCTATTTATGCTTTTGCCGAAAGCCCCGTCGATTATTTCACACAACCCGGTACATATTCTACGGGAATCGATTCGGCTCATCAGATTGCGACCGGATCAGGTGTCGTTGTTGCTGTGATCGATAACGGTCTGGTGTTTGATCATCCCATTCTCCAGGACATGCAGACGGTGGAAGGACGGGATCTTCTTGATGACGATAATGATCCCTCGGAGACAATGGAAGGCCTCTATGTGGGGCACGGCACGTTTGTTACGAGCCTGGTCTGGTTGACAGCTCCGGATTGTCAAATTATGCCGATCAAGGCTTTCGACGGCAACGGTGTGGGTGATGTATTCAGTCTCATCCAGGCAATTCATTGGGCCAAATCTCATGGAGCCAATGTTATTAATCTGAGCTGTGGCGTCGATGTCAACTCTCCCATTCTTCGATCGGCCATTCAAGCAGCGCTTTCATCCGGTGTGGTGATGGTTTCAGCGGCAGGCAATTCCGGCGACAGCACATACTACTATCCAGCGGCGTATGACGGCGTAATCGGTGTTACGGCTATTGACGAAAATGAGATGAGAGCCGATTTCGCTTGTTATGGATCGTTCGTAGATTTAGTGGCGCCGGGTGTGGATGTTTACGGCGCTCTCCCCGGTGAAACCGACTGGGGCACCTGGAGCGGGACTTCATTTTCATCTCCTCTGGTTGCCGGAACGGCAGCGTTGGTGTTGCAGCTCAATCCCGAGATGTTGCCGGGACAGGTTCAAAATCACCTGCGAGCTTCGGCGCGCATCGACTTACTCTGGGGAACGGTCAATGCTCCGGATTCGGAGTATGGTTATGGCGCATTGAATGCCCTGAACGCTGTCGTTGGTCTGGCTGTAGGTGATATGGATCTCTCAGGACAGCGAAATGTCGTGGATCTTGAATTACTGGCGGATTATGTCAACAACCGGCTACCCGGAGCCTGTGAGTCGGTGATTGACATGATTGCCGATGTAAACTGTGACGGCGTTGTCGATGCCCAGGATACTGAAGCTATGGCCCAGTTTTTCAACGGTAATCGGCGAAAATGGCAACCATGCTATCACTGA
- a CDS encoding zinc-ribbon domain containing protein → MAERYKILICSVCGEEFVFTGRGQDYFASIGYAYDPKRCKACHADYKRRQRAAETATEKPAVLQDRNGL, encoded by the coding sequence ATGGCCGAGCGTTATAAAATACTGATTTGTTCCGTGTGTGGTGAAGAGTTCGTCTTTACCGGTCGCGGACAGGACTATTTCGCCAGTATCGGCTATGCTTATGATCCCAAAAGGTGCAAGGCCTGCCATGCCGACTATAAAAGGCGTCAAAGAGCTGCCGAAACCGCAACTGAAAAGCCGGCGGTATTACAAGACCGGAATGGTCTGTAG
- a CDS encoding sigma-70 family RNA polymerase sigma factor, with translation MASKQKLTLAELVGKCLEGDAEAWSRLVDVITPVILSVCRSMGLTREDSLDIFGQTCYLLLTNLERLTSPDKVIAYVATTTRREVLASVRRGRLFEAARESGVIDVIGHSTANPEQLAEQAEETEILMKAIWKLPERDARLMYHLFLDPSEPSYEEISERLKIPVASIGPTRARCLLKLSRILKRMGDLF, from the coding sequence ATGGCTAGTAAGCAGAAATTAACTCTTGCCGAATTGGTCGGTAAGTGTCTCGAAGGAGATGCCGAGGCCTGGTCCCGGTTGGTCGATGTGATCACGCCGGTGATTCTATCCGTATGTCGTTCCATGGGGCTCACCCGTGAGGACAGCCTCGACATTTTCGGTCAGACCTGTTATCTGCTATTAACCAACCTGGAGCGTTTGACCTCTCCGGACAAGGTAATCGCTTATGTCGCTACCACTACGCGCCGTGAAGTGCTGGCCAGTGTTCGTCGCGGACGGTTGTTCGAGGCGGCGCGAGAATCGGGCGTAATCGATGTGATCGGGCATAGTACGGCTAATCCTGAGCAGTTGGCCGAGCAGGCGGAAGAGACGGAGATTCTGATGAAAGCTATCTGGAAGCTGCCGGAACGTGACGCCCGCCTGATGTACCACCTGTTTTTGGATCCGTCGGAGCCTTCTTATGAAGAAATATCCGAAAGACTGAAAATACCGGTGGCCTCAATAGGCCCTACCCGGGCTCGCTGCCTCCTCAAGTTGAGCAGAATTTTAAAGCGAATGGGGGACCTGTTTTAG